A window of Variovorax paradoxus EPS genomic DNA:
GGCTACCAGTACTGCAGCCAGGCCGTCGCATTGGCGGAGGCGGGCGAATTCCGTCAGAGCATCCGCGCCGCGAGCAAGGCGCTGCACCTGGCCAACGCCACGCGCGATCCGAACCTCATGGCGATGGCCAATCGCGACCTGGCGATCGTCTACAGCTACTCGGGCCAGCTCGAAAAAGCCGAGGAGTTCGCACGCGAGGCGCTCAAGCATCCGGCGCGCGATCCAAAGCTGGTGGTCGGCCCGGTGCAGAAGGTGATCGGCGACGTGCGCACGCGCCGCGGCGATTTCTCGGGAGCGGTGCTCAGCTACGACGAAGCGCTCGCCAACAGCTCGCCGCGCTATGCGCCGCTGGTGCAGGCCTCGCTGGTCAACGCGCTCATCGAATCGGGTGATGCCGTCCGGGCGCGCGAAGTGCTCGGCACCATGCCGCCGCCCAAGGACGCACCGCTCACCGCGCAGCTCGACCGCACGCGCGCCCGCCTGCTGCTGGCCGAGAACAAGCCGGCCGAGGCGCGCGACATGTACCGCGCGCTCACCGCGCGGCAGGTCGGGGCCGATACCGAGTACTACCGCCTCTGGGCCTGGGACGGCGTGGCGCGCAGCGAGATCGCGCTGGGCCAGAAACAGGCCGCGGCCGAGGCCGTGGGCCAGGCGCTGGGCGGCGTGGACAAGGTGCGCGCCAAGTTCCGCAGCGAAGAATTCAAGATGGGCCTGTTCTCCGACCTGCAGTCGGTGTTCGAGCGCGGCGTGTCGGTGTACAGCGATGCGGGCGATGCGCGCGCGGCCTTCGAGGTCAGCGAGCACAGCCGCTCGCGTGCGCTGCTCGACGCGGTACGCGGGCGCGCGAAGGTCAGCGAGCAGGCTTCCAACACGGTCGACCTCGCCACGCTGCAGCGCACGCTGGCCGCCGACGAGCGCGTGGTGCAGTTCCACTCGCTGCCCGACCGCCTCGTGGTGTGGGTCGTGAGCCCGAGCGCGATTCAAGAGAAGACGGTGGCCGTCAAGCGCGAGGAGCTCAACGAGCTGGTCGAGACCTTCCGCAACTCCATCGTGCGCGGACGCCGCACCGCCATTACCAACGCCGACAAGCTCGGCGCCGCGCTGCTCGGGCCGCTCGGCCTCGCACCGGGGCAGCGCCTCGTCATCGTGCCGCACGGCCCGCTGCACTACCTGCCGTTCCAGGCGCTGCGGCTGGACGGCCGCTACATCATCGAGACGCACCCGGTGTCGGTCGCGCCGTCGATGAGCATCGCGGTGCAGCTCGCGCAGCGCACGCCGCGCGTGAACGCATCGCTCACCGCCTTCGGCAATCCGCGCATCGAGGACAAGTACGACCTGCCCGGCGCCGAGACCGAGGTGAAGCAACTCGCGCAGCTCTTCCCGCGCAACACCGTGTTCATGGGCGCGGCCGCCACCAAGACGCAGTTCCGCGACGTGGCCGCGCGCTCGCCGCTGATGCACGTGGCCGCGCACGCCGAGGCCGATGCGGTCGATCCGCTGTACTCGCGCATTCTCCTGGCCAACGAAGGCGGAAAGCAGAACTTCCTCGAAGCGCACGAGATCCTGGGCATGCCGATGGACGGCACTGCATTGGTCACGCTCTCGGCCTGCGAATCGGGGCTCGGTCGCATCGCGCAGGGCGACGAGGTGCTGGGCTTCACGCGTTCGTTCCTCTCGGCCGGCAGCTCCAGCCTGATCGCCTCGCTGTGGCCCGTGTCGGACGACGCGACCGCGGTACTCATGGGCACGCTTTACGGCGAACTCTCCAAGGGCCGCGACCTGCAGAAGGCCATGCAGGCCGGACAACTCGCCGTGCTGAAGGACCCCAAGATGTCTCATCCCTTCTTCTGGGCGCCGTTCAACCTGATCGGCAACTGGCGCCTCACCGTCGGGAGCTGATCCATGCGCAACGCCATGAACAGCAGCAACCGCTCCACCGCCCTCGCTCCACGCAGCGCACTGCGCCCCATCGCCTGGGCCACCGGCGCCCTGGTGTCGGCCGTCCTCTTCATGGCGGCGGACCGCGCGCATGCCGAGGAACACGCGCAGGCTGAGCAACAAGCCGCACCGGCCAACGATGCCGGCGACAGCACGGAACTGCTCCCGACAAAGGACCCGTGCGGCACCTGCGACCGCCCGCTCGCGCAAGCGACCGGCACCGTCGCGCCGCAAAGCCTGCCCGCACCGCCGCGCCCCGCCGGCACGACGTTCAAGCTCAACGATCTGCGACTGAACGGCGTGAAGGCGCTGACCAACGCAGAGCTGCAGTCGATCACCGCGCCCTACATCGGCCGCGACGTCACGCTGGGCGATCTCGAAGGGCTCGCGCAGGCGATCACCGCGCGCTACAAGGAGCGCGGCTACTTCCTCGCGCAGGCCATCGTGCCGGTGCAGACGGTGCGCGACGGCATCGTCGAGATCAGCGTGATCGAAGGGCGCCTGGGCAAGGTCGACGTGGTCGTCGCGCCCGATGCGCCGCTCAGCGAGGCGCGCGTGCGCGGCTTCCTCGCGCCGCTGCAGCCGGGCGAAGCGGTCAGCGCGCAGGGCTACGAGCGCGCGATGCTGCTCTTGTCCGACCAACCGGGCGTGAAGGTGTCGTCGGGCCTGCAGGAAGGCACGTCGCCCGGCACCACCGACCTGTCGGTCGAAGTGGCCGCCGCACCGCGCTGGGCCTTCACGGCCGAGGCCGACAACCACGGCACCAAGGAATCGGGGCGCTACCGCGTCGGCGGCACCGCGCGCTGGCTCAGCCCCTTCGGCATCGGCGACAACCTCGACATGCGCCTGATGGTGTCCGACAGCAACGACCTGCAGTTCGGCCGCATCGCGTACGAAGCGCCCATCGGCACCAGCGGGCTGCGTGCGGGCGTGGGCCTCGCGCGCGTCAACTACGAACTCGGCGGCCAGTTCGCGGACTACGAGGCGCGCGGCCGCGCCAACGTGCTGGACTTCTCGCTCAACTACCCGCTGATCCGCCAGCGCCAGCAGAACCTGTTCCTGCGCCTGGGCGCCGACATCAAGGACCTGACCGACGAGGTCGGCATCGCCAACACCACTTCGCGCAAGCGCGTGCACGGCCTCAGCATGGGCTGGACCTGGGAGCGCCGCGACGAGGTGCTCGGCGGCGGCTACTGGGCGAGCACCGGCACGCTCTATCACGGCAACCTGTCGATCCGCGATCCCGAGAGCCGGCTGGCCGACCAGAGCCTCGGCGGCCACAACACCGAAGGCGGCTTCACCAAGATGACCTTCCAGCTCTCGCGGCTGCAGGCCATCGTGCCGCGCCATTCGCTGTACCTCTCGGTCGGCGGCCAGTGGGCGAGCAAGAACCTCGACGGCTCCGAAAAGCTCGCGCTCGGCGGCGCGCGCGCGGTGCGTGCGTATCCCTCGGGCGAACTGCTGGTGGACCAGGGCGTGATCGGCACTGCCGAGTGGCGCTGGTCGTTCAACGAAGAGCTCACGCCCTTCCTGTTCTACGACGCCGCACGCGGAAAGATCGTGCGCAACCCCACGGTCTTCGACGGCGCCAACAGCCACAGCCTGCGCGGCTACGGCGTGGGCGTGAGCTGGTCGCGGCCGGGCAATTTCTCGATCAACGCCACGCTCGCCTGGCGCGCCGGCACGCCGCCGGCGCAGACCGACGGCGGTGGGCGCAATCCGCGCCTCTACGTGCAGCTCATCAAGGCGTTCTGACCATGAAGCAACGCAGCAATCCTTCCCGCCAACGGCCCCGCCACCATCGCGGCCTGCAACTGCGGCCCCTGGCGATCTCGCTCCTGTGCGCCGGCCTTTCGCCGGCCATCGCGCAGGTGCTGCCCACGGGCTTTCTTCCCATCGCGGGCGGCGTCACGATGAGCCAGACCGGCGCCGTGATGAGCATCAACCAGCCGCTCGCGCGCGGCATCGCCAGTTGGCAGACGTTCTCGATCGGTGCGGGCGGCACCGTCAACATCGTGCAGCAGAGCGCCAGCAGCGTGCTGCTCAACCGCGTCACCGGCAACGAGCTCTCGACCATCGCGGGCACGCTCAACGCCAACGGGCGCGTCATATTGGTCAACCCCAACGGCGTGATGTTCAGCCAGGGCGCGACGGTGAACGTGGGCGGCCTCATCGCCTCCACGCTGGCGCTGACGACCAGCGACAAGAGCTTCATGGACGGCGCCACCAAGCTCACCTTCGAGCGCGCCGATCTCAACTCGGCCGAGGTGCGCAACCTCGGCAGCATCACGGCCACCGGCGGCGGGCCGGTGGTGTTGATGGGTGCGGCGGTCGGCAACGGCAGCACCGGCACCATCACCGCGGACAACGGCACCGTCGCGCTGGCCTCGGGCCGCAGGATCACGCTCGATCTCGTGGGCGACGGGCTCACCAACCTCGTGATCGCGCCCGACGCCATGGCCACCCATGCGGCCGTCAGCAACGGCGGCACGATCCAGGCCGATGGCGGGCGCGTGGCGCTCGTCGGAAGTTCGGTCACCGCGGGCGAGCTGGTGGTCAACCAGACCGGCACGGTGCGCGCGCGCAGCATCGGCACGCGCAACGGCGAAATCATCCTGGGCGGCGGGCGAGACAACCAGGTCGCGATGACCGGCGGCAC
This region includes:
- a CDS encoding CHAT domain-containing protein encodes the protein MAWFSRWGWERPARCRAGIAGALGLAGILLLGFGPPVSAQPNAEAAASKAEQARLADTDTLLALTSEGAVLYGQDAVKLSGYQYCSQAVALAEAGEFRQSIRAASKALHLANATRDPNLMAMANRDLAIVYSYSGQLEKAEEFAREALKHPARDPKLVVGPVQKVIGDVRTRRGDFSGAVLSYDEALANSSPRYAPLVQASLVNALIESGDAVRAREVLGTMPPPKDAPLTAQLDRTRARLLLAENKPAEARDMYRALTARQVGADTEYYRLWAWDGVARSEIALGQKQAAAEAVGQALGGVDKVRAKFRSEEFKMGLFSDLQSVFERGVSVYSDAGDARAAFEVSEHSRSRALLDAVRGRAKVSEQASNTVDLATLQRTLAADERVVQFHSLPDRLVVWVVSPSAIQEKTVAVKREELNELVETFRNSIVRGRRTAITNADKLGAALLGPLGLAPGQRLVIVPHGPLHYLPFQALRLDGRYIIETHPVSVAPSMSIAVQLAQRTPRVNASLTAFGNPRIEDKYDLPGAETEVKQLAQLFPRNTVFMGAAATKTQFRDVAARSPLMHVAAHAEADAVDPLYSRILLANEGGKQNFLEAHEILGMPMDGTALVTLSACESGLGRIAQGDEVLGFTRSFLSAGSSSLIASLWPVSDDATAVLMGTLYGELSKGRDLQKAMQAGQLAVLKDPKMSHPFFWAPFNLIGNWRLTVGS
- a CDS encoding ShlB/FhaC/HecB family hemolysin secretion/activation protein; amino-acid sequence: MNSSNRSTALAPRSALRPIAWATGALVSAVLFMAADRAHAEEHAQAEQQAAPANDAGDSTELLPTKDPCGTCDRPLAQATGTVAPQSLPAPPRPAGTTFKLNDLRLNGVKALTNAELQSITAPYIGRDVTLGDLEGLAQAITARYKERGYFLAQAIVPVQTVRDGIVEISVIEGRLGKVDVVVAPDAPLSEARVRGFLAPLQPGEAVSAQGYERAMLLLSDQPGVKVSSGLQEGTSPGTTDLSVEVAAAPRWAFTAEADNHGTKESGRYRVGGTARWLSPFGIGDNLDMRLMVSDSNDLQFGRIAYEAPIGTSGLRAGVGLARVNYELGGQFADYEARGRANVLDFSLNYPLIRQRQQNLFLRLGADIKDLTDEVGIANTTSRKRVHGLSMGWTWERRDEVLGGGYWASTGTLYHGNLSIRDPESRLADQSLGGHNTEGGFTKMTFQLSRLQAIVPRHSLYLSVGGQWASKNLDGSEKLALGGARAVRAYPSGELLVDQGVIGTAEWRWSFNEELTPFLFYDAARGKIVRNPTVFDGANSHSLRGYGVGVSWSRPGNFSINATLAWRAGTPPAQTDGGGRNPRLYVQLIKAF